One genomic segment of Drosophila melanogaster chromosome 3L includes these proteins:
- the CG6983 gene encoding uncharacterized protein, isoform B produces MCDESIENVEHQDHHVHFDTNTVKDDFESDSCVTYQRSGDTIVVSLGFLQIRHRYLIELKLPTSLFGDAKTLASKFEPVISATPSLHCRITEFEGTKHDEHDFFEMKIEFFAYKEKLLREVLHIVSSSNAKELLQLVIAARVLGKGKGTPMLRTGIHCIGVERDDDESEASDFAGFDSKP; encoded by the exons ATGTGCGACGAGTCCATTGAAAATGTGGAGCATCAAG ACCACCATGTGCACTTCGACACGAACACGGTGAAGGATGACTTCGAATCGGACAGCTGTGTGACATACCAAAGGTCTGGTGACACGATTGTGGTGAGCCTGGGCTTtctgcagatcaggcatcgCTATCTGATCGAACTGAAGCTGCCGACGTCGCTATTCGGCGATGCCAAGACGCTGGCCAGCAAATTTGAGCCGGTGATTAGCGCCACGCCGAGCTTGCACTGCAGGATCACGGAGTTCGAGGGCACCAAGCATGATGAGCACGACTTTTTCGAAATGAAAATCGAGTTCTTTGCCTACAAGGAGAAGCTGTTGCGCGAGGTCCTGCACATTGTCAGCTCATCGAACGCCAAGGAGCTGCTACAGCTGGTCATAGCCGCTCGGGTGTTGGGCAAGGGCAAGGGTACTCCTATGCTGCGGACTGGAATCCATTGCATCGGCGTCGAGAGGGATGACGATGAGTCGGAGGCGTCGGATTTCGCTGGCTTCGACAGCAAGCCCTAA